Proteins found in one Mangifera indica cultivar Alphonso chromosome 15, CATAS_Mindica_2.1, whole genome shotgun sequence genomic segment:
- the LOC123197903 gene encoding cullin-3B-like, which yields MSGPKKRTFQIEAFKHRVVVDPKYAEKTWKILEHAIHEIYNHNASGLSFEELYRNAYNMVLHKFGEILYLGLVKTMSYHLIEICKSIEIAQGGLFLEELNRKWADHNKALQMIRDILMYMDRTFIPSTHKTPVHELGLNLWRDVVIHSSKIQTRLRDTLLELVQRERSGEVINRGLMRNITKMLMDLGSCVYQDDFEKHFLEVSADFYRLESQEFIESCDCGEYLKKAERRLNEEMERVSHYLDVRSEAKITNVVEKEMIESHMQRLAHMENSGIVNMLVDDKYEDLGRMHSLFRRVPNGLILIRDVMTSYIRDTGKQLVIDPERLKDPVDFVQRLLDLKDKYDKIISTAFNNDKTFQNALNSSFEYFINLNSRSPEFISLFVDDKLRKGLRGVSEEDVENVLDKVMMLFRYLQEKDVFEKYYKQHLAKRLLSGKTVSDDAERSLIVKLKTECGYQFTSKLEGMFTDMKTSQDTMQGFYANLGSDLGDSPTLTVQVLTTGSWPTQPSAACSLPAEILGICEKFRSYYLGTHTGRRLTWQTNMGTADLKATFGKGQKHELNVSTYQMCVLMLFNNADQLSYKEIEQATEIPASDLKRCLQSLACVKGKNVLRKEPMSKDIAEDDAFFFNDKFTSKFVKVKIGTVVAQRETEPENQETRQRVEEDRKPQIEAAIVRIMKARRVLDHNNVVTEVTKQLQSRFLPNPVVIKKRIESLIEREFLERDKVDRKLYRYLA from the exons ATGAGTGGTCCAAAGAAGAGGACCTTTCAAATAGAGGCGTTCAAGCACCGGGTCGTGGTGGATCCGAAGTACGCAGAAAAGACTTGGAAGATTTTGGAGCATGCGATTCACGAGATTTATAACCACAACGCTAGTGGACTTAGCTTTGAAGAGCTTTATAG GAATGCTTACAATATGGTGCTTCACAAATTTGGTGAGATACTCTACCTTGGACTTGTGAAAACAATGAGTTATCATCTAATAGAAATATGCAAATCAATTGAAATAGCTCAGGGGGGGCTATTTTTGGAAGAGCTGAATAGAAAATGGGCAGATCATAACAAGGCATTGCAAATGATCAGAGACATATTAATGTACATGGATAGGACTTTCATCCCAAGCACCCACAAAACTCCAGTACATGAGCTAGGATTGAATCTGTGGAGGGATGTTGTTATTCACTCCAGCAAAATCCAGACTAGGCTTCGGGATACACTTCTTGAACTTGTGCAGAGAGAAAGGAGTGGTGAAGTTATTAACAGGGGTTTGATGAGAAATATTACAAAGATGCTCATGGATTTAGGTTCTTGTGTTTACCAGGATGATTTTGAGAAGCATTTTCTTGAAGTTTCGGCTGATTTTTACCGTCTTGAATCTCAGGAGTTCATTGAATCTTGTGATTGTGGGGAATACCTAAAGAAAGCTGAAAGACGTCTAAATGAAGAAATGGAGAGAGTGTCTCATTACTTGGACGTAAGAAGTGAAGCCAAAATAACTAATGTGGTGGAAAAGGAAATGATTGAAAGTCACATGCAAAGACTAGCTCATATGGAGAACTCTGGCATTGTTAATATGCTTGTGGATGACAAATATGAGGACCTGGGGAGGATGCATTCTTTATTCCGCCGGGTGCCAAATGGTCTCATATTAATAAGAGACGTCATGACTTCATACATTCGTGATACTGGTAAACAGCTAGTTATTGATCCAGAAAGATTAAAGGATCCTGTAGATTTTGTGCAACGTCTTTTGGATTTAAAGGATAAATATGACAAGATTATCAGTACAGCTTTTAACAATGACAAGACATTCCAAAATGCTTTAAATTCGTCTTTCGAGTACTTCATTAACCTGAATTCACGGTCTCCtgaatttatttctttgtttgtgGATGACAAGCTCCGGAAAGGACTGAGAGGGGTAAGTGAAGAGGATGTGGAGAATGTACTTGATAAAGTCATGATGCTCTTCCGTTACCTCCAAGAGAAAGATGTATTTGAGAAGTACTACAAACAACACTTAGCCAAGAGGCTTCTTTCGGGGAAAACAGTCTCTGATGATGCAGAAAGAAGTCTTATTGTTAAACTCAAAACAGAGTGCGGATATCAATTCACTTCAAAGTTGGAGGGTATGTTCACTGATATGAAGACATCCCAGGATACAATGCAAGGATTTTATGCAAACTTGGGTTCTGATTTAGGGGATTCTCCTACCCTAACTGTCCAGGTGCTCACTACAGGTTCCTGGCCTACTCAACCAAGTGCTGCATGCAGTCTCCCTGCAGAAATTCTAGGAATATGTGAGAAATTTAGGAGTTATTATCTTGGGACCCATACAGGACGGAGATTGACATGGCAAACAAATATGGGCACAGCTGATTTGAAAGCAACCTTTGGGAAAGGGCAGAAACATGAGTTGAATGTTTCCACTTACCAGATGTGTGTGCTGATGCTGTTCAATAATGCTGATCAGTTGAGTTACAAAGAAATTGAGCAAGCCACTGAAATACCTGCCTCAGACTTGAAGAGATGTCTGCAGTCTCTGGCCTGTGTTAAGGGGAAGAATGTTCTACGGAAGGAACCCATGAGCAAAGACATAGCTGAGGATGATGCCTTCTTCTTCAATGATAAGTTCACAAGCAAGTTTGTTAAGGTTAAGATAGGCACTGTGGTTGCACAAAGGGAAACTGAGCCAGAAAATCAGGAAACCAGGCAGAGAGTGGAGGAAGATAGGAAACCACAGATTGAGGCAGCGATTGTGAGGATCATGAAGGCAAGACGGGTCTTGGATCACAATAACGTTGTCACTGAGGTTACAAAGCAGCTGCAGTCCCGGTTTCTGCCAAATCCTGTTGTAATTAAAAAGCGAATAGAGTCGCTTATTGAGAGGGAGTTCCTAGAAAGGGATAAAGTGGATAGGAAATTATATCGGTACCTTGCTTGA
- the LOC123198321 gene encoding uncharacterized protein LOC123198321 isoform X1: MGWLPLVVISLISSQKKKNMVMLKGRIWPSIFLVSITTVVGVAGRTLLSREEDEEIERQLKVLNKLALKTIKVVFKATVVGVAGRKLLSREEDEEIERQLKVLNKLALKTIKILQTEHGDIIDCVDIYKQPSLDHPILKNLTIQMEPGSSPEEFETSRSSSIIITI, from the exons ATGGGGTGGTTGCCACTAGTAGTCATTTCTCTAATatcaagccaaaaaaaaaaaaacatggttATGTTGAAGGGAAGAATATGGCCGTCTATTTTTCTGGTGTCAATTACAACCGTCGTCGGAGTTGCAGGAAGAACACTGTTATctagagaagaagatgaagagattgaAAGACAATTAAAGGTTCTAAATAAGCTTGCTTTGAAGACTATTAAGGTAGTCTTCAAAGCAACCGTTGTCGGAGTTGCAGGAAGGAAACTGTTATctagagaagaagatgaagagattgaAAGGCAATTAAAGGTTCTAAATAAGCTTGCTCTGAAGACTATTAAG ATTTTGCAGACTGAACATGGCGATATTATCGATTGTGTCGATATATACAAGCAACCTTCGTTAGATCATCCTATACTCAAGAACCTTACCATACAG ATGGAGCCTGGTTCTTCCCCTGAAGAGTTTGAAACGTCAAGGAGCTCCTCTATCATCATCACCATTTAA
- the LOC123198321 gene encoding uncharacterized protein LOC123198321 isoform X2, translating to MGWLPLVVISLISSQKKKNMVMLKGRIWPSIFLVSITTVVGVAGRTLLSREEDEEIERQLKVLNKLALKTIKVVFKATVVGVAGRKLLSREEDEEIERQLKVLNKLALKTIKTEHGDIIDCVDIYKQPSLDHPILKNLTIQMEPGSSPEEFETSRSSSIIITI from the exons ATGGGGTGGTTGCCACTAGTAGTCATTTCTCTAATatcaagccaaaaaaaaaaaaacatggttATGTTGAAGGGAAGAATATGGCCGTCTATTTTTCTGGTGTCAATTACAACCGTCGTCGGAGTTGCAGGAAGAACACTGTTATctagagaagaagatgaagagattgaAAGACAATTAAAGGTTCTAAATAAGCTTGCTTTGAAGACTATTAAGGTAGTCTTCAAAGCAACCGTTGTCGGAGTTGCAGGAAGGAAACTGTTATctagagaagaagatgaagagattgaAAGGCAATTAAAGGTTCTAAATAAGCTTGCTCTGAAGACTATTAAG ACTGAACATGGCGATATTATCGATTGTGTCGATATATACAAGCAACCTTCGTTAGATCATCCTATACTCAAGAACCTTACCATACAG ATGGAGCCTGGTTCTTCCCCTGAAGAGTTTGAAACGTCAAGGAGCTCCTCTATCATCATCACCATTTAA